A region from the Manihot esculenta cultivar AM560-2 chromosome 13, M.esculenta_v8, whole genome shotgun sequence genome encodes:
- the LOC110629728 gene encoding scarecrow-like protein 32 gives MKTELRANTTTSIPLQNSSLFTNPQSSLSGALQGCLGSLDGACIEKLLLHCASALENNDVTLAQQVMWVLNNVASLVGDPNQRLTSWFLRALISRSSKVCPAATNFDGSSTIQRRQMSVTELAGYVDLIPWHRFGFCASNSAILKAIEGCPKVHILDFSITHCMQWPTLIDALAKRPEGPPSLRITVPSCRPPVPPLLNVSTEEVGLRLGNFAKFRDVPFEFNVIDDPCSSSISTEIMSEESSGFYFESLLNHLTPLLDLRDDEALVINCQNWLRYLSDDQNGRVQDSSLRDDFLCLIKSLNPCIILVVDEDCDLSAPSLTSRITTCFNYLWIPLDALETFLPKDSSQRIEYESDIGHKIENIISFDGFQRMERLESGIKLSQRMKNAGFFSVQFCEETVREVKSLLDEHASGWGMKREEDMLVLTWKGHNSVFATAWVPDV, from the coding sequence ATGAAAACTGAACTAAGAGCAAACACAACTACATCCATTCCTCTTCAAAACTCCAGCCTTTTCACCAACCCTCAAAGTTCTCTCTCAGGTGCTCTTCAAGGGTGTCTTGGTAGTCTTGATGGAGCATGCATAGAGAAACTACTGCTTCACTGCGCAAGTGCCCTTGAGAACAACGATGTGACTTTGGCTCAACAAGTGATGTGGGTGCTCAATAATGTTGCTTCTTTGGTGGGTGATCCTAACCAAAGGCTCACTTCTTGGTTTCTAAGGGCACTTATCTCTAGGTCATCGAAAGTTTGTCCTGCAGCGACTAATTTTGATGGTAGCAGCACAATCCAAAGGAGACAAATGAGTGTGACTGAGCTTGCCGGGTATGTTGATCTAATCCCTTGGCACAGGTTTGGTTTTTGTGCATCAAATAGCGCAATTTTGAAGGCAATTGAAGGCTGCCCAAAAGTTCATATCTTAGATTTTAGCATCACTCACTGTATGCAGTGGCCTACTCTCATAGATGCTTTGGCCAAAAGGCCAGAAGGGCCACCTTCACTTAGAATCACCGTGCCATCTTGTAGGCCACCAGTTCCTCCTTTGCTAAATGTATCAACTGAAGAAGTTGGTCTTCGTTTGGGCAATTTCGCTAAGTTTAGGGATGTCCCATTTGAATTCAATGTGATTGATGACCCATGTTCTTCCTCCATATCAACTGAAATTATGAGCGAAGAATCCTCTGGTTTCTACTTTGAGTCATTATTGAATCACTTGACTCCTTTGCTAGACCTTAGGGACGATGAGGCCTTGGTAATAAACTGCCAAAATTGGCTGCGATATTTGTCGGATGACCAAAATGGAAGAGTGCAAGACTCTTCTCTACGCGATGATTTTCTTTGTCTCATTAAAAGCCTTAATCCTTGTATTATACTTGTCGTCGATGAGGATTGTGATTTAAGTGCACCAAGTCTCACTTCCAGGATTACTACTTGCTTCAATTATCTATGGATACCATTGGATGccctggaaactttccttcccAAAGATAGCTCCCAAAGGATTGAATATGAATCTGATATTGGTCACAAAATTGAAAATATCATCAGTTTTGATGGGTTCCAAAGGATGGAAAGATTAGAATCTGGCATTAAACTATCACAAAGGATGAAGAACGCTGGCTTTTTTAGCGTTCAATTCTGTGAAGAGACTGTTAGAGAAGTAAAGTCTTTGTTAGATGAACATGCTAGTGGTTGGGGgatgaaaagagaagaagatatGTTAGTGCTCACATGGAAGGGTCACAATTCAGTATTTGCCACAGCTTGGGTCCCAGATGTCTAA